One part of the Deinococcus budaensis genome encodes these proteins:
- a CDS encoding RNA 2'-phosphotransferase gives MTDEQLSRRLSYLLRHAPEKMKVTLEPGGWAPVDAVLRTLRVPRPRLERVVAADRKGRYTLQGERIRANQGHSVAVDLRLPLTVPPPLLYHGTHAGVLEAIRAEGLKPMGRHHVHLSRDEATARQVGGRRGQPVVLTVQAGQMYGAGHPFYRSENGVWLAEAVPPEFLEVPE, from the coding sequence ATGACCGACGAACAACTCTCCCGCCGCCTCTCCTACCTGCTGCGGCACGCGCCCGAGAAGATGAAGGTGACGCTGGAGCCGGGCGGCTGGGCACCCGTGGACGCCGTGCTGCGGACCCTGCGGGTGCCCCGGCCCCGACTGGAGCGGGTGGTCGCCGCCGACCGCAAGGGGCGCTACACCCTCCAGGGTGAGCGTATCCGCGCCAATCAGGGCCACAGCGTGGCCGTGGACCTGCGGCTGCCCCTCACCGTGCCGCCGCCGCTGCTGTACCACGGCACCCACGCGGGCGTGCTGGAGGCCATCCGCGCAGAGGGGCTGAAGCCGATGGGCCGTCACCACGTTCACCTCTCGCGCGACGAGGCCACGGCGCGGCAGGTCGGGGGGCGGCGCGGCCAGCCGGTCGTCCTGACCGTGCAGGCCGGGCAGATGTACGGGGCCGGGCATCCCTTCTACCGCAGCGAGAACGGGGTGTGGTTGGCCGAAGCGGTGCCGCCCGAGTTTCTGGAAGTTCCAGAGTAG
- a CDS encoding carboxypeptidase M32, whose product MTTPPTDTAWAELQTRFQELADLGGIGSLLGWDQSTYLPAGAAAGRSRQQALLSRLRHERATDPAYGRLLDTLSGREDLSPLQTRMIAVARKEFEEATRFPAAFVAEWSQHGGDSYSAWTGARPGNDFARMVPYLEKSLDMSLQAASYFPEFADPMDYFIDQSDEGMTAAQVGEVFAALRRALVPMVDAVTGAEAPRTDFLARHYPGADQLVFGESVIRDYGYDFTQGRQDLTHHPFMTRLGGQDVRITTRVKDNDPTEALYSTLHESGHAMYEQGVAEELLGTPLGGGVSAGVHESQSRLWENLVGRSRAFWAAYFGKFRDAFPEQLVDVTEEEMHRASNVVARSLIRTDADELTYNLHVITRFELERELLSGRLAVRDLADAWHAAYETNLGLRAESDVNGVLQDVHWYFGSIGGAFQGYTLGNVLSAQFYAAAERANPGLEGDIARADFGRLHGWLRENVYAPGRRYTPNELLEQATGQGMTVEPYLKYLREKYGALYGVTL is encoded by the coding sequence GTGACCACACCCCCGACGGACACAGCCTGGGCTGAACTCCAGACCCGGTTTCAGGAACTCGCCGACCTGGGCGGCATCGGCTCCTTGCTGGGCTGGGACCAGAGCACCTACCTGCCCGCCGGGGCCGCCGCCGGGCGCTCGCGGCAACAGGCGCTGCTCTCGCGGCTGCGGCACGAACGGGCGACCGACCCGGCGTATGGGCGGCTCCTCGACACGCTGAGCGGGCGGGAGGACCTCTCCCCCCTCCAGACGCGCATGATCGCGGTGGCCCGCAAGGAGTTCGAGGAAGCGACCCGCTTTCCCGCCGCCTTCGTGGCCGAGTGGAGTCAGCACGGCGGCGACAGCTACTCGGCGTGGACTGGGGCGCGGCCGGGGAACGACTTCGCGCGGATGGTGCCCTACCTGGAGAAGTCGCTGGACATGAGCTTGCAAGCCGCGAGCTACTTCCCCGAGTTCGCGGACCCGATGGACTACTTCATTGACCAGTCCGACGAGGGTATGACCGCCGCGCAGGTGGGCGAGGTCTTCGCGGCGCTCAGGCGGGCGCTGGTCCCGATGGTGGACGCCGTGACCGGGGCCGAGGCGCCCCGCACCGACTTTCTGGCCCGGCACTACCCCGGCGCAGATCAGCTCGTCTTCGGGGAGAGCGTGATCCGGGACTATGGCTACGACTTCACCCAGGGGCGGCAGGACCTCACCCACCACCCCTTCATGACCCGGCTGGGCGGGCAGGACGTGCGGATTACAACGCGGGTGAAAGACAACGACCCGACGGAAGCGCTGTATTCCACCCTGCACGAGTCGGGCCACGCGATGTACGAGCAGGGTGTCGCAGAGGAGTTGCTGGGCACCCCGTTGGGCGGCGGCGTCAGTGCCGGGGTCCACGAGAGCCAGTCGAGGTTGTGGGAGAACCTCGTGGGGCGCAGCCGGGCGTTCTGGGCAGCGTACTTCGGCAAGTTCCGGGACGCCTTCCCCGAGCAGCTCGTGGACGTGACCGAAGAGGAGATGCACCGCGCCTCCAACGTGGTCGCCCGCTCGCTGATCCGCACCGACGCCGACGAGCTGACCTACAACCTGCACGTCATCACCCGCTTTGAGCTGGAGCGCGAGCTGCTGTCGGGGCGGCTGGCCGTGCGTGACCTCGCGGACGCCTGGCATGCCGCCTACGAGACGAACCTGGGCCTGCGGGCCGAGAGCGACGTGAACGGCGTCTTGCAGGACGTGCACTGGTACTTCGGGAGCATCGGCGGGGCCTTTCAAGGCTACACGCTGGGGAACGTGCTGAGCGCCCAGTTCTACGCCGCCGCCGAGCGGGCCAACCCCGGTCTGGAAGGCGACATCGCCCGCGCCGACTTCGGGCGGCTGCACGGCTGGCTGCGCGAGAACGTGTACGCGCCCGGCCGCCGCTACACGCCGAACGAGTTGCTGGAGCAGGCGACCGGGCAGGGCATGACAGTGGAGCCGTACCTGAAGTACCTGCGGGAGAAGTACGGGGCGCTGTACGGCGTGACGCTGTAA
- a CDS encoding SIR2 family NAD-dependent protein deacylase, producing the protein MTLEQARAALAAARRVAVLTGAGASAESGIPTFRDAQTGHWARFRPEDLASPDAYRRDPETVWAWYAGRYRDVTQAQPNEAHHLLARLEREKGDGFFLATQNVDGLHARAGGERLVELHGNLSTARCETCGTVAPLPDPETFTPPPGCPVCAAPMRPNIVWFGEFLPELALEAATRAFEEADVALIVGTSGQVYPAAGLALETRRAGGVVIEVNPDETELTPYLTYSVRDVASRGLLALLDPTD; encoded by the coding sequence ATGACCCTGGAACAGGCCCGCGCTGCCCTCGCAGCCGCCCGCCGCGTGGCCGTCCTGACGGGCGCGGGTGCCAGCGCCGAGAGCGGCATCCCCACCTTCCGCGACGCGCAGACGGGGCACTGGGCACGCTTCCGCCCGGAAGACCTCGCCAGCCCGGACGCCTACCGCCGCGACCCGGAGACGGTCTGGGCGTGGTACGCGGGCCGTTACCGGGACGTGACCCAGGCGCAGCCCAACGAGGCCCACCACTTGCTCGCCCGGCTGGAACGGGAGAAGGGCGACGGCTTTTTCCTCGCCACCCAGAATGTGGACGGCCTGCACGCGCGGGCGGGCGGCGAACGCCTGGTGGAGTTGCACGGCAACCTGAGCACCGCACGCTGCGAGACGTGCGGGACGGTGGCGCCCCTGCCCGATCCGGAGACCTTCACGCCGCCGCCGGGTTGCCCGGTCTGCGCGGCCCCCATGCGCCCCAACATCGTCTGGTTCGGGGAGTTCCTGCCCGAGCTGGCGCTGGAGGCCGCCACCCGCGCCTTCGAGGAGGCGGACGTCGCCCTGATCGTGGGCACCAGCGGGCAGGTCTACCCGGCGGCGGGCCTCGCGCTGGAGACGCGGCGGGCGGGCGGCGTGGTGATCGAGGTCAATCCCGACGAGACGGAACTCACGCCTTACCTGACCTACAGCGTGCGGGACGTGGCCTCGCGGGGCCTCCTGGCGCTGCTGGACCCTACGGACTGA
- a CDS encoding DUF4388 domain-containing protein, with product MTATTRAVSLLLIGDQDALVAGSLRRHVPAAGDWAVRAFPDASAALREAPDLMPDLAVLSCTGAADTLCEAALALLDHAKRHWPHTSFVVVKAGHVTNLPEVFGRYGVMPVVDRAETLAVAQTIEREISTLSRGSVQGVSLPGFLQMMEWDRKSLSVRVEAAAGWGRLHLLDGRLVDAYAHPGDLTGEAAALRIMTWGDVSLRLERSYHNGRGNELPPLTSLLMEAMRRKDEAERAPDPAGDLLLDDPEETVFRRPKSSTAHLKKPPGGGDGPPPEPTLPPPGADLAPAPTPALRQEEINMANVKETLVSVMNIDGANAAALVDYGSGMALGTMGVGVDLEVAAAGNSDVVRAKLRTMEALGIEGQIEDILITLQDQYHVIYLIRDQGLFLYLVLDKEKANLAMARYKLRSLAKDISIA from the coding sequence ATGACTGCCACAACCCGCGCTGTCTCCCTGCTGCTGATCGGTGACCAGGACGCGCTGGTCGCGGGCAGCCTGCGCCGTCACGTTCCGGCGGCCGGGGACTGGGCCGTGCGGGCCTTTCCCGACGCGTCGGCGGCCCTGCGCGAGGCGCCGGACCTGATGCCGGACCTCGCGGTGCTGAGCTGTACGGGCGCGGCCGACACCCTGTGCGAGGCCGCGCTCGCCCTGCTCGATCATGCCAAGCGGCACTGGCCCCACACCTCGTTCGTGGTCGTCAAGGCCGGGCACGTCACCAACCTGCCGGAGGTGTTCGGGCGCTACGGGGTCATGCCGGTCGTGGACCGCGCCGAGACCCTGGCGGTGGCCCAGACCATCGAGCGGGAGATCAGCACGCTGAGCCGCGGCTCGGTGCAGGGCGTGTCCCTGCCGGGTTTTCTCCAGATGATGGAGTGGGACCGCAAGAGCCTGTCGGTGCGGGTGGAGGCGGCAGCCGGCTGGGGACGGCTGCACCTGCTGGACGGCCGTCTGGTGGACGCCTACGCGCACCCCGGCGACCTGACCGGGGAGGCGGCCGCCCTGCGGATCATGACCTGGGGGGACGTGTCGCTGCGGCTGGAACGCTCCTACCACAACGGCCGGGGCAACGAGTTGCCGCCCCTGACCTCGCTGCTGATGGAAGCGATGCGCCGCAAGGACGAGGCGGAGCGCGCGCCCGACCCGGCGGGCGACCTGCTGCTGGACGACCCGGAGGAAACCGTGTTCAGGAGGCCGAAAAGCTCGACCGCCCACCTCAAGAAACCGCCCGGCGGCGGCGACGGTCCGCCCCCCGAACCCACCCTCCCCCCGCCGGGCGCCGACCTGGCCCCCGCCCCCACCCCTGCTCTCAGGCAAGAGGAGATCAACATGGCAAACGTCAAAGAAACCCTGGTCAGCGTGATGAACATCGACGGCGCGAACGCCGCCGCCCTGGTCGACTACGGCAGCGGCATGGCGCTGGGCACCATGGGCGTGGGGGTGGACCTCGAGGTCGCCGCCGCCGGAAACTCCGACGTGGTGCGGGCCAAGCTCCGCACGATGGAGGCGCTGGGCATCGAGGGCCAGATCGAGGACATCCTGATCACCCTGCAAGATCAGTACCACGTGATCTACCTGATCCGCGACCAGGGCCTTTTCCTGTATCTCGTGCTGGACAAGGAAAAAGCCAACCTGGCGATGGCCCGCTACAAGCTGCGCTCGCTCGCCAAGGACATCTCGATCGCCTGA
- a CDS encoding bifunctional 3,4-dihydroxy-2-butanone-4-phosphate synthase/GTP cyclohydrolase II, with product MSLAAIPELLAELRAGRPVILVDDEGRENEGDLLMPAATATPEWITFMAREGRGLICVTLTPERAAELDLTPMVRSSTDPNGTAFTVSVDHVSNSTGISAFDRAATIRALADPAARGADFRRPGHIFPLVARPGGVLRRAGHTEAGCDLARLAGFGAAGVICEIMGDDGEMLRLPDLLAFGEKHGLLVGSIEALIAYRLKHDPFLRIVAEARLPTRDGEFRLVGFEDTLSGAEHVALVMGEVTPEPLLVRVHSECLTGDAFHSLRCDCGPQRDAAMRAIAQEGRGVLVYLRQEGRGIGLLNKIRAYALQDAGADTVDANLQLGFPADARDFGIGAQMLHLLGARRLRVLTNNPRKLHSLSGFGLEVAERVALHVGQNPHNAGYLATKGARLGHLR from the coding sequence GTGAGCCTCGCGGCCATCCCCGAATTGCTGGCCGAGCTGCGGGCCGGGCGCCCGGTGATCCTGGTGGACGACGAGGGCCGCGAGAACGAGGGCGACCTCCTGATGCCCGCCGCCACCGCCACGCCCGAGTGGATCACCTTCATGGCCCGCGAGGGCCGGGGGCTGATCTGCGTGACGCTGACGCCCGAGCGGGCCGCCGAGCTGGACCTCACGCCGATGGTCCGCTCCAGCACCGACCCCAACGGCACCGCCTTTACGGTCAGCGTGGACCATGTCAGCAACTCCACCGGGATCAGCGCGTTCGACCGCGCCGCCACCATCCGGGCGCTGGCGGACCCGGCCGCACGCGGGGCCGATTTCCGCCGTCCGGGGCACATCTTCCCGCTGGTCGCGCGGCCCGGCGGGGTGCTGCGCCGCGCCGGGCATACCGAGGCGGGCTGTGACCTCGCCCGGCTGGCGGGCTTCGGGGCCGCCGGGGTGATCTGCGAGATCATGGGCGACGACGGCGAGATGCTGCGCCTGCCCGACCTGCTCGCCTTTGGGGAAAAACACGGCCTGTTGGTCGGGTCCATCGAGGCCCTGATCGCCTACCGGCTGAAACACGATCCTTTCCTGCGGATCGTGGCCGAGGCCCGGCTGCCTACCCGGGACGGCGAGTTCCGCCTCGTGGGCTTCGAGGACACCCTCTCGGGCGCCGAGCACGTCGCGCTGGTGATGGGGGAGGTGACCCCCGAGCCGCTGCTGGTGCGGGTGCATTCCGAATGCCTGACCGGGGACGCCTTCCACTCGCTGCGCTGCGACTGCGGGCCCCAGCGCGACGCGGCGATGCGGGCCATTGCCCAGGAGGGGCGGGGCGTGCTCGTCTATCTGCGCCAGGAAGGCCGCGGCATCGGCCTGCTGAACAAGATCCGCGCCTACGCCCTGCAAGACGCCGGGGCCGACACCGTGGACGCCAACTTGCAACTGGGCTTTCCCGCCGACGCCCGCGACTTCGGCATCGGCGCGCAGATGCTGCACCTGCTGGGCGCCCGGCGGCTGCGGGTCCTCACCAACAACCCCCGCAAGCTGCACAGCCTCAGCGGCTTCGGGCTGGAAGTCGCCGAGCGGGTGGCGCTGCACGTCGGCCAGAACCCCCACAACGCGGGCTATCTGGCGACCAAGGGCGCGCGGCTGGGGCACTTGCGCTGA